AGCATAATTGTGTTTCTCACGTGAAAAAGCACGACCGTGTTTTCCCAGAAAAGTGAAGCATAATTGTGCTTCTGCATGAGAGTACAGTTGTGCTTCTGTGCTTCCCCAAAGTGAAACACAATTGCGCTCCACATGtgcaaaaggaaaattgtgcttccACAAGAAGTGAAGCATAGATGTGCTTCTCGCGTAAAAATGCACAACTGTGCTTTCTTGAAAGTGAAGAACAGTTAGTATAGTTTTGGAAGCACTAGTTAGTGCAGTTTTGAAGCACAAATTTGGACAGTTTTAGAGCATAACTTTTGTCAACAAAATTCGTTgaaacctatcaacatgagataTAGTCTAAAAGATCTCGACGCTAGAAACACAAATGTGAAAATATTTTATGATTTGGACGTACAGTATGAGAGATATATCATTTTAAAAAattaaatcaatgaaagaaaacatAAGTAGACCCATCAATCTCCTCTGCGTATGAAAAGAAATTTCACCAAAACTCTGTAATTGCGACAAGTCGGCCACTTCGTCATTTGTCACATGAGTGACTTTTGCTAAGGGTGCCTTTTTTCGCAAGGGGTGCCTTTATTTTATTGTTATATATAGTGATTTCGTGGCCTCACAAAAACAAAGAGGAGATTTACAGGAAAGGCCAGCTAATTACTCCTCTCTTCCACTATAACTACTACGTGAAAGAGCCTGGTGAGGCAGGCACTCGTATAGTTCTCCGAAACTCCGATAGCTCAGTAATTTTCTGAGCTTACAGATGTTTGTTCCATTGTAAAGATGCCCTGAAAGCGGAGGTTAGCATGATTCTTGAAGGGGTATCTATGAGCGAAATGGCTTCACAGACAACACAGATTACACGACATGTGAACGATACACTGTGCATGCATCAGTCAACAGAAAAAACAAATTGCCTTCTGCATGTACGCTCGCTGCTGGGGCTGCCACATTGGATCGTGCATGCGTGGTCTGCAATTTCGTCGTGTGTATAGCAGCTTTCATCTATGAGTGTGCAATGCTCTGATCTATCAATGGTGATCCAGTCAGATAACTCAGTTGCTATTGCTGCATTGACGGATGATTCGCTTGACCGGTCTGCCTATGGACATTTGATGACAGAGATCAAGAAGCTCGTGTAGCTTGTGGGTTTGTCTCGCTGAAAATATATCGTAATCAAAATAGTGTTGTTCATAGTCTAACAAATGTAGAGAGATCTAGATGTAGCACCGCTTGTTGATTGCACTAGGTTCCAGAGAGTGTCAAAGAGCTTCTATTAGCTGACTGTAACGCTATTTTTGAGGAATAAATACCCACTTTACCCGCAAAAATAATTTTCACTCCTCTCTTCCATTGCTATCCCTATGCTGGTGGAACTCGCGCTCCACGTGTTGCGTGCCCACAGCGCGGGGCGGGAGCGGGGAGCCGCAGCCCAGGGGAGCAGAGCACGCGCCACTAGTGCCGGTGCGCGACGTGCACGCGCGCGGTGACCGCGGCCCGCCCGCGAGGAAATTTGCATCGGAGTGAAGCTCCAAACGTCCAAATGTACACACACACAGGAGGATCGGTACACCAATACGTACGCCATCTCTTGGAAACCCGCATACATACTTTCGATCCCTCGCTAGCTAGCCGGAGTCAGTTGTACAGCGAAAGGGACAGGTCCAGGCTAACTCCGCCGCGGCACCGCCCCGAGCAGGAGCCGCTGAGACTCGCCGACGACGACGTCAGGAAGCTGCCCTGCTCGCTGACGTCGGCGCGGCACTGCCCCACGCTGCGCCCGCCGAGGCGCCCCGAGTCCAGCTCCAGCGCCAACGACAGAGACAGCCCGCCGtcggcccgctccgccgccgccgcctccctcggccTTCTGTGGCTCGCCGGCGCGATACCGTGGTGGCCGTGGACTAGCTCACCGCCCCGCTCCTGCAAAACGCAGCACTTCTGTCAGTGCCTcagtgcacgcacgcacgcacgctgcCGCGTATCGATCGACCCAGCGACCAACTGGTACAAGGGCATGCATGGCGACCGGCGACGCGAGGCTCGATGGGCCACAAGGATCCACGCGCCGCTCGCGCATGCGACTCGTCCCAAGCGCTTTTGCAGCGGTGGGCCGGGCTCAGCGAGACGAGACGGGCAAGTAGACGGCTATGCTACCTCGCAGTAGGGCGCGaggtcaccaccaccaccacgcctcggcgcggcgaggtcccgCTCCGTCTCCCGCGGCGCGGGCGTGCAGCCGGGGCGAGCGGATTGTTCGCCACCACCGCCTGCTGCAGGTGTGCGCTGCCATGTCCGGGAGCGCGGCGGCAGGTGGTGGCCCTGCTcgtgcgtcgtcgtcgtcgtctgcaTGCAGTGGGAGTTGTAGTAGTATGCTTGGCCTGCAGCGGCGAGGCCGTACGCGCCCGATGTCACGTCCCTCTCGCATATTCCTTGGCCCCTGGCCAAGTTTTCCTGGGGGCTCGCTCCTGCCTCGTGTGCGGTCT
The sequence above is a segment of the Triticum dicoccoides isolate Atlit2015 ecotype Zavitan chromosome 1A, WEW_v2.0, whole genome shotgun sequence genome. Coding sequences within it:
- the LOC119353195 gene encoding uncharacterized protein LOC119353195, which codes for MTMAAGRDQRVEGVRQYNRSKVPRLRWTPDLHRCFVHAIHTLGGQYRATPKRVLQLMGVAGLTISHVKSHLQMYRNMRGNDLDMMQGIQQMDQEHTFAGGSMEVWTDMQQVHHHGEYRDGPYCRCHSPKHTKGSLLHHPQLKRPSEMETAHEAGASPQENLARGQGICERDVTSGAYGLAAAGQAYYYNSHCMQTTTTTHEQGHHLPPRSRTWQRTPAAGGGGEQSARPGCTPAPRETERDLAAPRRGGGGDLAPYCEERGGELVHGHHGIAPASHRRPREAAAAERADGGLSLSLALELDSGRLGGRSVGQCRADVSEQGSFLTSSSASLSGSCSGRCRGGVSLDLSLSLYN